Proteins encoded in a region of the Tripterygium wilfordii isolate XIE 37 chromosome 21, ASM1340144v1, whole genome shotgun sequence genome:
- the LOC119988855 gene encoding succinate-semialdehyde dehydrogenase, mitochondrial isoform X1 gives MVLAGMARRALGGHGKLVSSLLPRVNAASSLILSRQISMDTQSIVAKLSSSGLFQTKGLIGGKWTDAYDGKTIKVCNPATGELIADVACMGGKETNDAISSAYDAFKSWSKVTAAERSKCLRKWYDLLMAHKEEIGQLITLEQGKPLKEAVGEVGYGSSFIEFYAEEAKRIYGDIIPATLADRRLLVLKQPVGVVGAIAPWNFPLAMITRKVGPALACGCTVVIKPSELTPLTALAAAELSLQAGIPPGAVNVVMGNAPDIGDALLASSQVRKITFTGSTAVGKKLMAGSAETVKKVSLELGGNAPCIVFDDADIDVAVKGTLAAKFRNSGQTCVCANRILVQEGIYEKFASAFSKAVQDLQVGNGLSEGVAQGPLINEAAVQKVESFVQDAISKGAKILLGGKRHSLGMTFYEPTIISDVESDMLLSRNEVFGPVAPLLRFKTEEEAIRLANDTNAGLAAYFFTNNVQRTWRVSEALEYGLVGVNEGLISTEVAPFGGFKQSGLGREGSKYGMDEYLEIKYVCLGDMNRK, from the exons ATGGTGCTAGCTGGAATGGCACGGAGGGCACTTGGAGGCCATGGAAAGCTTGTCTCTTCACTTTTGCCACGCGTGAACGCCGCTTCTTCTCTCATCCTCTCTCGCCAG ATTAGCATGGATACACAGAGTATTGTTGCAAAGCTCAGTAGCTCTGGTTTATTCCAGACCAAAGGCCTAATTGGAGGGAAGTGGACTGACGCCTATGATGGGAAGACAATCAAG GTTTGCAATCCAGCAACTGGAGAATTGATTGCAGATGTCGCATGCATGGGTGGAAAGGAGACAAATGATGCGATTTCTTCCGCCTATGATGCATTTAAGT CATGGAGCAAAGTCACTGCTGCTGAGAGGAGCAAATGCCTTCGAAAATG GTATGATCTTCTTATGGCCCACAAAGAAGAGATTGGGCAACTTATAACCTTAGAGCAAGGAAAGCCCCTGAAAGAAGCAGTGGGCGAG GTTGGTTATGGGTCAAGTTTTATCGAGTTCTATGCAGAGGAAGCAAAACGCATATATGGTGACATAATTCCAGCAACTCTAGCTGATCGGCGGTTATTGGTTTTAAAGCAG CCTGTTGGTGTTGTTGGAGCAATTGCGCCCTGGAACTTTCCATTGGCTATGATTACAAGAAAG GTTGGTCCTGCCCTTGCATGTGGGTGCACAGTGGTCATAAAACCTTCTGAACTTACACCCCTCACAGCTTTAGCGGCAGCTGAACTTTCCCTTCAAGCTGGAATACCTCCG GGTGCAGTGAATGTGGTTATGGGAAATGCTCCAGATATTGGTGATGCTTTACTCGCAAGTTCAcag GTGAGAAAGATCACATTCACGGGCTCAACAGCTGTTGGAAAGAAGTTGATGGCAGGTTCTGCTGAGACTGTCAAAAAG GTTTCTCTTGAACTTGGTGGCAATGCACCTTGCATAGTCTTCGATGACGCAGACATAGATGTTGCAGTAAAAGGAACG CTTGCAGCAAAGTTCCGTAACAGTGGACAAACATGTGTCTGTGCAAATAGAATACTTGTTCAAGAAG GTATCTATGAGAAATTTGCTAGTGCTTTTTCAAAAGCCGTACAGGATCTGCAAGTTGGGAACGGCTTAAGCGAAGGGGTGGCTCAG GGTCCACTAATAAACGAAGCCGCTGTGCAAAAG GTTGAATCCTTTGTTCAAGACGCCATCTCAAAG ggAGCAAAAATCCTTCTGGGTGGTAAAAGACATAGCCTTGGGATGACCTTTTATGAGCCTACAATAATCAGCGATGTTGAGAGTGATATGCTTTTATCAAG AAATGAAGTTTTTGGACCTGTGGCGCCTCTATTGCGGTTCAAAACTGAGGAGGAAGCTATCCGCCTTGCCAATGACACTAATGCGG GGCTGGCTGCTTACTTCTTCACAAACAATGTTCAACGTACATGGCGTGTCTCTGAAGCACTCGAATATGGACTCGTTGGTGTCAATGAAGGCCTAATTTCAACAGAG GTGGCTCCATTTGGAGGTTTCAAACAATCTGGTTTAGGACGAGAAGGCTCAAAATATGGGATGGATGAGTATCTGGAA ATAAAGTACGTCTGCTTGGGAGATATGAACAGAAAATGA
- the LOC119988243 gene encoding inosine-5'-monophosphate dehydrogenase 2: MASIDEEDGYASVKLFNQGYSYTYDDVIFLPHYIDFPADAVSLSTRLSRNIALSVPCVASPMDTVTEAHMAAAMASIGGIGIIHSNVPSLSQAAMVRRAKSSRVPILSNPVFASPDSRAPFDDFNDECSCILVTESGAANSKLLGCVWKRDWLNLKEREAKVMQYMQSIDSSFVCVPWNCDLAQIDGILEEKKRDFVVLEKEDGEVVDVVTKEEVERVKGYPKLLEKGSVGSDGKWIVGAAMGTRESDKERLEHLVKAGTNVVVLDSSQGNSIYQIEMIKYVKRTYPELDVIGGNVVTVAQAKNLIEAGVDGLRVGMGSGSICTTQEVCAVGRGQATAVYKVSSIAAQSGVPVIADGGISNSGHIVKALVLGASTVMMGSFLAGSTEAPGAYECQNGHRVKKYRGMGSLEAMTKGSDARYLGDTAKLKIAQGVVGAVADKGSVLKFLPYTLQAVKQGFQDLGASSMDSAHDLLRSGVLRLEARTGAAQVEGGVHGLVSYEKKYF; the protein is encoded by the exons ATGGCTAGCATAGACGAGGAAGACGGATACGCCTCTGTGAAGCTCTTCAACCAGGGCTACTCTTACACCTACGACGACGTGATTTTTCTGCCTCACTACATCGACTTCCCCGCCGACGCCGTTTCCCTCTCTACCCGACTTTCTCGAAACATTGCCCTCTCCGTCCCCTGCGTCGCCTCTCCCATGGATACAGTCACCGAAGCTCACATGGCCGCCGCCATGGCTTCTATTGGTGGCATCGGGATTATCCATTCCAATGTCCCTTCTTTATCTCAGGCCGCCATGGTCCGCCGTGCCAAGTCGAGTCGTGTCCCTATATTGTCTAATCCGGTATTCGCATCCCCGGATTCACGAGCTCCTTTCGATGATTTCAATGACGAGTGTTCTTGTATTCTGGTCACTGAATCTGGGGCTGCTAATTCGAAGTTGTTGGGTTGTGTATGGAAACGTGATTGGCTCAATTTGAAGGAAAGAGAAGCTAAAGTAATGCAATACATGCAGTCTATTGATAGTTCATTCGTTTGTGTGCCTTGGAATTGTGATTTGGCGCAGATTGATGGGATTTTGGAGGAAAAGAAGCGGGATTTTGTGGTCTTGGAGAAGGAGGATGGTGAGGTTGTGGATGTGGTGACgaaggaggaggtggagagGGTAAAGGGATACCCCAAATTGTTGGAGAAGGGGAGTGTGGGATCGGACGGGAAGTGGATAGTGGGTGCTGCAATGGGAACGAGAGAGTCAGACAAGGAGAGGCTAGAGCACTTGGTGAAGGCAGGGACAAATGTGGTGGTGTTGGATAGCTCACAAGGGAACTCCATTTACCAGATTGAGATGATAAAGTACGTGAAGAGAACATATCCCGAGCTGGATGTGATAGGTGGAAATGTAGTGACAGTAGCTCAGGCGAAGAATCTGATTGAGGCTGGTGTTGATGGATTGCGAGTTGGGATGGGTTCAGGTTCCATTTGCACCACCCAAGAAGTTTGTGCTGTTGGCAGAGGGCAG GCTACTGCTGTTTACAAGGTTTCATCAATTGCTGCACAAAGTGGTGTGCCCGTCATTGCTGATGGTGGGATTTCAAACTCTGGACACATTGTTAAGGCTTTGGTACTTGGAGCATCAACTGTCATGATGGGAAGTTTCTTGGCTGGCAGCACTGAGGCTCCCGGGGCTTATGAGTGTCAG AATGGTCACCGGGTTAAAAAATATCGTGGCATGGGTTCTTTGGAAGCAATGACTAAAGGAAGCGATGCAAGGTACTTGGGTGATACAGCTAAGCTAAAGATTGCTCAGGGCGTTGTGGGAGCAGTTGCTGATAAAGGTTCTGTCCTGAAGTTTTTACCGTACACATTACAAGCAGTCAAGCAAGGATTCCAGGATCTTGGTGCTTCCTCAATGGACTCTGCACATGATCTGTTACGATCAGGGGTTCTAAGACTTGAG GCCCGGACAGGAGCAGCACAAGTTGAAGGTGGGGTTCATGGACTGGTTTCTTATGAAAAGAAGTACTTTTGA
- the LOC119988244 gene encoding ALA-interacting subunit 3-like, whose protein sequence is MSSNPASSSVDIAGSGDNSGVRRNTKRPKYSKFTQQELPACKPILTPRWVISAFMLVSIVFIPIGIASLFASHDVVEIIDRYETDCIPPASRNDKVGYIQNPATEKTCNRTITVHKRMKQPIYVYYQLDNFYQNHRRYVKSRSDTQLRGTSGENDTDACKPEDIVNGSAIVPCGLIAWSLFNDTYDFSRNNQQLTVNKKNIAWKSDRDHKFGKDVYPKNFQQGGLVGGASLNATIPLSDQEDLIVWMRTAALPTFRKLYGKIEVDLHENDTIQVMLENNYNTYSFNGKKKLVLSTTSWLGGKNDFLGIAYITIGGICFFLAMCFTVVYLVKPRRLGDPSYLSWNRNASGH, encoded by the exons ATGAGTTCTAATCCGGCATCTTCCAGCGTTGACATAGCTGGATCGGGTGATAATTCTGGTGTCAGAAGGAATACGAAGAGACCCAAGT ATTCAAAGTTTACACAGCAAGAACTTCCAGCATGCAAGCCTATTCTCACACCTCGCTGG GTGATTTCAGCGTTTATGCTTGTTAGCATTGTCTTCATCCCCATTGGAATTGCATCGCTTTTCGCTTCCCATGAT GTTGTTGAAATTATTGATCGATACGAGACTGACTGCATTCCACCTGCGTCTAGAAATGATAAGGTTGGATATATTCAAAACCCTGCAACAGAGAAGACATGCAACAGAACAATAACA GTTCATAAGCGTATGAAGCAGCCAATTTATGTGTACTATCAGCTTGACAACTTCTATCAGAATCATCGTAG GTATGTAAAGAGCCGAAGTGATACGCAGTTAAGAGGTACGAGTGGTGAGAATGACACAGATGCTTGTAAACCAGAAGATATTGTGAATGGATCGGCAATTGTGCCTTGCGGTCTTATAGCTTGGAGTTTGTTTAATGATACTTACGACTTTTCCCGCAACAACCAGCAATTGACAGTGAACAAGAAAAATATCGCATGGAAAAGTGATAGGGACCACAAATTTGGTAAAGATGTTTATCCTAAAAACTTTCAGCAAGGTGGTCTCGTTGGTGGTGCATCTCTCAATGCAACTATCCCG TTGAGTGACCAGGAGGACCTCATTGTTTGGATGCGCACAGCGGCCCTGCCAACTTTTAGAAAGTTGTATGGGAAGATAGAGGTGGATCTCCATGAAAATGATACCATACAGGTGATGCTGGAGAACAACTACAATACCTACAGCTTTAATGGCAAGAAAAAACTTGTGTTGTCAACCACGAGCTGGCTTGGTGGAAAGAATGACTTTCTTGGCATTGCCTATATCACTATTGGTGGGATATGCTTCTTTTTGGCAATGTGTTTCACTGTTGTTTATCTTGTTAAGCCAAG GCGTCTTGGAGATCCGTCTTATCTGTCGTGGAACAGAAACGCTAGCGGACACTAA
- the LOC119988855 gene encoding succinate-semialdehyde dehydrogenase, mitochondrial isoform X2, producing the protein MDTQSIVAKLSSSGLFQTKGLIGGKWTDAYDGKTIKVCNPATGELIADVACMGGKETNDAISSAYDAFKSWSKVTAAERSKCLRKWYDLLMAHKEEIGQLITLEQGKPLKEAVGEVGYGSSFIEFYAEEAKRIYGDIIPATLADRRLLVLKQPVGVVGAIAPWNFPLAMITRKVGPALACGCTVVIKPSELTPLTALAAAELSLQAGIPPGAVNVVMGNAPDIGDALLASSQVRKITFTGSTAVGKKLMAGSAETVKKVSLELGGNAPCIVFDDADIDVAVKGTLAAKFRNSGQTCVCANRILVQEGIYEKFASAFSKAVQDLQVGNGLSEGVAQGPLINEAAVQKVESFVQDAISKGAKILLGGKRHSLGMTFYEPTIISDVESDMLLSRNEVFGPVAPLLRFKTEEEAIRLANDTNAGLAAYFFTNNVQRTWRVSEALEYGLVGVNEGLISTEVAPFGGFKQSGLGREGSKYGMDEYLEIKYVCLGDMNRK; encoded by the exons ATGGATACACAGAGTATTGTTGCAAAGCTCAGTAGCTCTGGTTTATTCCAGACCAAAGGCCTAATTGGAGGGAAGTGGACTGACGCCTATGATGGGAAGACAATCAAG GTTTGCAATCCAGCAACTGGAGAATTGATTGCAGATGTCGCATGCATGGGTGGAAAGGAGACAAATGATGCGATTTCTTCCGCCTATGATGCATTTAAGT CATGGAGCAAAGTCACTGCTGCTGAGAGGAGCAAATGCCTTCGAAAATG GTATGATCTTCTTATGGCCCACAAAGAAGAGATTGGGCAACTTATAACCTTAGAGCAAGGAAAGCCCCTGAAAGAAGCAGTGGGCGAG GTTGGTTATGGGTCAAGTTTTATCGAGTTCTATGCAGAGGAAGCAAAACGCATATATGGTGACATAATTCCAGCAACTCTAGCTGATCGGCGGTTATTGGTTTTAAAGCAG CCTGTTGGTGTTGTTGGAGCAATTGCGCCCTGGAACTTTCCATTGGCTATGATTACAAGAAAG GTTGGTCCTGCCCTTGCATGTGGGTGCACAGTGGTCATAAAACCTTCTGAACTTACACCCCTCACAGCTTTAGCGGCAGCTGAACTTTCCCTTCAAGCTGGAATACCTCCG GGTGCAGTGAATGTGGTTATGGGAAATGCTCCAGATATTGGTGATGCTTTACTCGCAAGTTCAcag GTGAGAAAGATCACATTCACGGGCTCAACAGCTGTTGGAAAGAAGTTGATGGCAGGTTCTGCTGAGACTGTCAAAAAG GTTTCTCTTGAACTTGGTGGCAATGCACCTTGCATAGTCTTCGATGACGCAGACATAGATGTTGCAGTAAAAGGAACG CTTGCAGCAAAGTTCCGTAACAGTGGACAAACATGTGTCTGTGCAAATAGAATACTTGTTCAAGAAG GTATCTATGAGAAATTTGCTAGTGCTTTTTCAAAAGCCGTACAGGATCTGCAAGTTGGGAACGGCTTAAGCGAAGGGGTGGCTCAG GGTCCACTAATAAACGAAGCCGCTGTGCAAAAG GTTGAATCCTTTGTTCAAGACGCCATCTCAAAG ggAGCAAAAATCCTTCTGGGTGGTAAAAGACATAGCCTTGGGATGACCTTTTATGAGCCTACAATAATCAGCGATGTTGAGAGTGATATGCTTTTATCAAG AAATGAAGTTTTTGGACCTGTGGCGCCTCTATTGCGGTTCAAAACTGAGGAGGAAGCTATCCGCCTTGCCAATGACACTAATGCGG GGCTGGCTGCTTACTTCTTCACAAACAATGTTCAACGTACATGGCGTGTCTCTGAAGCACTCGAATATGGACTCGTTGGTGTCAATGAAGGCCTAATTTCAACAGAG GTGGCTCCATTTGGAGGTTTCAAACAATCTGGTTTAGGACGAGAAGGCTCAAAATATGGGATGGATGAGTATCTGGAA ATAAAGTACGTCTGCTTGGGAGATATGAACAGAAAATGA